A portion of the Pseudoalteromonas luteoviolacea genome contains these proteins:
- the rlmM gene encoding 23S rRNA (cytidine(2498)-2'-O)-methyltransferase RlmM — protein MSSVVIYCRSGFESDAAAEINHHAMQQGVAGYVKAKPNTGFVTFECYAKDEAERLVKQIDFKSLVFARQWFAGTLLTNMPLEDRVGEIKQCVADFPLCGDLRVETPDTNEGKELSKFCKKISTPLAKSLEKQNKLTRNVKPQKPVLHILFLANDTAYVGYSFSDNNSPFFMGIPRLKMPSDGPSRSTLKLDEAFNVFLTKEQAEDRVRPGMRGVDLGACPGGWTYQLVRRGMFVAAIDNGPMNDKLMESGQVKHFREDGFKYRPEKRNIDWLVCDMVEKPSKVTQLMIDWIVNGFAKELIFNLKLPMKKRFDSVYECLQLIDDELAHYNVGYKLQAKHLYHDREEVTVHIQVLKVPQNLYS, from the coding sequence ATGTCGAGTGTAGTTATTTACTGTCGTAGCGGTTTTGAAAGTGATGCGGCTGCTGAAATTAATCACCATGCAATGCAACAAGGCGTTGCTGGGTATGTCAAAGCCAAGCCAAATACTGGGTTTGTGACCTTTGAGTGCTATGCCAAAGACGAAGCAGAGCGGCTGGTTAAGCAAATCGATTTTAAAAGCTTGGTATTTGCAAGACAGTGGTTTGCAGGTACTTTGCTGACAAACATGCCATTGGAAGATCGTGTCGGTGAGATTAAGCAATGTGTCGCGGATTTCCCGTTGTGTGGAGATTTACGTGTAGAAACACCTGATACAAACGAAGGCAAAGAGCTGTCGAAGTTTTGTAAGAAGATTTCGACGCCATTGGCCAAATCGCTTGAGAAGCAAAATAAGCTAACGCGTAACGTCAAGCCACAAAAGCCTGTACTACATATTCTGTTTTTAGCAAACGATACTGCTTATGTGGGCTACTCATTTAGTGATAATAACTCACCATTTTTTATGGGGATCCCTCGGCTTAAAATGCCCTCAGACGGTCCAAGCCGCTCGACGTTAAAGCTAGATGAAGCGTTTAATGTCTTTTTAACCAAAGAGCAAGCAGAAGATCGTGTTCGTCCGGGTATGCGGGGTGTTGATTTGGGCGCTTGCCCAGGAGGCTGGACCTATCAACTAGTTAGACGTGGTATGTTTGTCGCCGCCATTGACAATGGCCCGATGAATGACAAGCTGATGGAAAGTGGTCAAGTGAAGCACTTTAGAGAAGATGGCTTTAAATACCGCCCAGAAAAACGCAATATTGATTGGCTGGTGTGTGACATGGTTGAAAAACCAAGTAAAGTAACTCAGCTGATGATTGACTGGATAGTCAATGGTTTTGCCAAGGAACTCATCTTCAACCTTAAGTTGCCAATGAAAAAACGTTTTGATAGTGTGTATGAGTGTTTGCAGCTGATTGATGATGAGCTGGCTCATTATAATGTCGGTTATAAGCTACAAGCCAAGCACTTATATCATGACCGCGAAGAAGTCACCGTGCATATTCAGGTCTTAAAAGTCCCGCAAAATTTGTATAGCTAG
- the kdsA gene encoding 3-deoxy-8-phosphooctulonate synthase, whose amino-acid sequence MNTQIIKVGNIEVANDKPFVLFGGMNVLESRDLAMQIAEHYVEVTSKLNIPYVFKASFDKANRSSINSYRGPGMEEGLKIFEEIKKTFNVPVITDVHEPFQAAPVAEVADVIQLPAFLARQTDLVVAMAKTGAVINVKKPQFLAPHEMRHIIKKLNEAGNDQVILCERGSSFGYNNLVVDMLGMDDMKHMAPVIFDATHALQRPGGRADSADGRRAQAAELARSGMALGLAGLFIEAHPDPNIAKCDGPCALPLDKLEGYLKQMKAVDELIKSFDALDTSASV is encoded by the coding sequence ATGAATACACAGATTATAAAAGTTGGAAACATTGAAGTTGCAAACGACAAACCGTTTGTCCTATTTGGTGGAATGAATGTACTTGAGTCGCGAGACTTGGCGATGCAAATTGCAGAGCATTATGTAGAAGTCACCTCGAAGTTAAATATTCCTTATGTTTTCAAAGCGTCGTTCGACAAGGCTAATCGCTCTTCGATCAATTCATACCGTGGTCCAGGTATGGAAGAGGGGCTGAAAATTTTTGAAGAAATAAAGAAGACCTTCAATGTTCCTGTGATCACCGACGTACATGAACCATTTCAGGCAGCGCCAGTTGCTGAAGTGGCAGATGTGATCCAGCTACCGGCATTTTTAGCGCGTCAAACAGATTTAGTTGTCGCCATGGCAAAAACAGGCGCGGTGATTAATGTGAAAAAACCCCAGTTTTTAGCGCCGCATGAAATGCGTCATATCATTAAAAAGTTGAATGAAGCGGGCAATGACCAAGTCATTTTATGTGAACGTGGTAGTAGCTTTGGTTACAACAATTTAGTGGTTGATATGTTGGGTATGGATGACATGAAACATATGGCGCCAGTGATTTTTGATGCAACGCATGCATTGCAGCGCCCTGGTGGTCGAGCTGATTCTGCTGATGGCCGCAGAGCACAAGCCGCAGAACTTGCACGCAGCGGAATGGCATTAGGCTTAGCTGGATTATTCATTGAAGCACACCCGGATCCAAATATCGCTAAATGTGATGGCCCATGTGCGCTGCCTTTGGATAAATTGGAAGGTTACTTAAAGCAAATGAAAGCGGTCGATGAATTAATCAAAAGCTTTGATGCGCTAGATACAAGCGCAAGCGTTTAA
- a CDS encoding DUF423 domain-containing protein, translating to MANLFLLAGSVFCMLSVALGAFAAHGLKHHVSDYAVGIFKTAAQYQMTHGLALIAVALLIKWGMQLKWAGFAFIVGILLFSGSLYLLALTGAKWLGPITPIGGVCFIIGWLILIVKAAKQPL from the coding sequence ATGGCTAACCTATTTTTATTAGCTGGCAGTGTCTTTTGCATGTTGTCAGTAGCATTAGGGGCGTTTGCTGCCCATGGTTTGAAGCACCATGTGAGTGATTATGCAGTGGGGATCTTTAAAACTGCGGCACAATATCAAATGACACATGGCTTAGCCCTTATTGCTGTGGCGCTCTTGATTAAGTGGGGCATGCAGCTTAAATGGGCTGGCTTTGCATTTATAGTGGGTATTTTGCTATTTAGTGGCAGTTTATATTTATTGGCCCTGACTGGTGCAAAGTGGCTAGGGCCTATCACTCCTATCGGTGGAGTGTGTTTTATTATTGGTTGGCTAATACTGATTGTTAAAGCCGCTAAGCAACCTCTTTAA
- a CDS encoding SirB2 family protein, which translates to MDYLVLKHTHMVFAILSIVLFYTRSVSRLTTGKLAKNKLVFISSHGVDTLLLVSAVYLAVTLGMKPSSQPWLMEKIILVVGYIGLGFVIAKSKHKSKQIPALVGATLALLAIGYLASTKSAFIL; encoded by the coding sequence GTGGACTACCTTGTACTCAAACATACGCATATGGTGTTTGCGATACTTAGTATTGTATTGTTTTATACCCGCTCAGTATCACGCTTAACTACGGGTAAGCTTGCAAAGAATAAGTTGGTTTTTATTTCCAGTCATGGCGTGGATACGCTGTTGCTTGTGTCTGCGGTATATTTAGCCGTAACACTTGGGATGAAGCCATCTTCTCAGCCATGGTTGATGGAAAAGATCATATTAGTTGTTGGCTATATCGGGCTTGGGTTTGTCATTGCAAAGTCAAAACATAAATCAAAACAAATCCCTGCGCTTGTAGGAGCTACATTAGCTTTGCTTGCCATTGGCTACCTTGCCAGCACAAAGAGTGCGTTTATTCTTTAA
- the prmC gene encoding peptide chain release factor N(5)-glutamine methyltransferase, giving the protein MIKVSSISNAQAIAWATQQLIDHSDSPKLDAEVLLLHILDKPRSYLFTWPEAELSDKHHQLFEEHIARRMNGEPVAHITGEREFWSLPFYVNNSTLIPRPDTETLVEYALGLALPRTAKVLDLGTGTGAIALSLASEMPTWQVWAVDYSEDAVALAQRNCQRHTLNNVTIAQSDWFSNVPDLQFDLIVSNPPYIENDDIHLSQGDVRFEPLSALVAEESGYADIRHIASQAREYLSSGGFILVEHGFEQGSGVREIFAQMNYRNILTIKDMAGCDRVTVAQMP; this is encoded by the coding sequence ATGATTAAGGTGAGTTCCATCTCCAATGCCCAAGCAATTGCTTGGGCAACGCAGCAACTAATTGATCACTCTGACTCCCCTAAACTTGACGCAGAAGTCCTGTTACTTCACATTCTTGATAAACCTCGCAGCTACTTGTTTACTTGGCCTGAAGCCGAGTTATCTGATAAACATCATCAATTGTTTGAAGAACACATTGCAAGGCGGATGAATGGCGAACCAGTTGCGCATATAACCGGAGAGCGCGAGTTTTGGAGTCTCCCATTCTACGTCAACAACAGCACTTTAATCCCAAGACCTGATACCGAAACGTTAGTAGAGTACGCCCTTGGCTTAGCACTGCCTCGGACTGCAAAAGTTCTTGATCTAGGTACCGGTACGGGGGCGATAGCCTTGTCATTGGCCAGCGAGATGCCAACTTGGCAGGTATGGGCTGTTGATTACTCAGAGGATGCAGTTGCGTTGGCACAACGCAACTGCCAGAGACATACACTAAACAATGTGACTATTGCACAAAGTGATTGGTTTTCAAATGTACCAGATCTGCAATTTGATTTGATTGTCAGCAATCCTCCATACATTGAAAATGATGACATACATCTATCGCAAGGGGATGTGCGCTTTGAACCGCTTTCAGCTTTAGTTGCCGAAGAAAGTGGCTATGCGGATATACGTCATATTGCATCGCAAGCCAGAGAATACCTGAGCTCAGGTGGTTTTATACTGGTAGAACATGGATTTGAGCAAGGCAGTGGTGTGAGAGAGATTTTTGCACAAATGAACTATCGCAATATACTTACAATAAAAGATATGGCAGGCTGTGATAGAGTAACTGTGGCACAGATGCCATAG
- a CDS encoding alpha/beta family hydrolase, with the protein MSDKVVIEWHKAQSPVAQFVFAHGAGAGCDSDFMQDMATKLAEQGINVALFDFEYMATAKALNKKRPPDRAPKLLACYEQVLSQLDDALPIFIGGKSMGGRMASMLACETAVKVKGVIAFGYPFHPPGKPEKLRVEHFSDIPCPFLVLQGERDTFGNKTEVSALQLDATPEYYWLPDGDHSLKPRKASGLTEAQNRDAAVQKTVQFIRDICHG; encoded by the coding sequence ATGAGTGATAAGGTCGTCATTGAATGGCACAAAGCCCAGAGTCCTGTGGCACAGTTTGTCTTTGCCCATGGAGCAGGTGCAGGGTGTGATTCAGACTTTATGCAAGATATGGCGACTAAGCTCGCTGAGCAAGGCATTAACGTTGCGCTGTTTGACTTTGAATACATGGCGACGGCTAAAGCACTAAATAAAAAGCGTCCGCCGGACAGAGCGCCTAAATTATTAGCGTGTTACGAACAGGTCTTGTCACAGCTTGATGATGCGTTACCGATATTTATCGGTGGTAAGTCAATGGGTGGGCGTATGGCGTCCATGCTGGCATGTGAGACAGCAGTTAAGGTTAAAGGCGTGATAGCGTTTGGCTATCCGTTTCACCCTCCGGGCAAGCCTGAAAAGTTAAGAGTTGAGCATTTTAGTGATATTCCATGCCCGTTTTTAGTGTTGCAGGGTGAGCGAGATACATTTGGTAATAAAACCGAAGTCAGTGCGTTACAATTGGATGCTACGCCAGAATATTATTGGTTGCCAGATGGCGATCATTCATTGAAGCCACGTAAAGCGAGTGGCTTAACTGAAGCGCAAAACCGTGACGCCGCGGTACAAAAAACCGTGCAATTTATTCGAGATATTTGCCATGGCTAA
- a CDS encoding tetratricopeptide repeat protein: MTDTWFDEQQELGMDYSVPALIRSIYAEQRWDAQADTEQTLCQLAELELAVDEMRVKEKDPHKRVDLILDTFYTKWLFSGTGQKVPEYLLNNISYVIKMRSGTSTALAILLSHLLERADFNATVALLQSEVMVHVALSSEEGYIIDPSSGQQSWYVTPENDTEQDQEPMELVIGDEIFKLYLAQQKWSFIAAEKFSHALSCVELLMELLGDDPYERRDRGYLLNQLNCPKMAKDDLQYFVDECPDDPTIELIQSQIEELADHNNILH; the protein is encoded by the coding sequence ATGACGGATACTTGGTTTGATGAACAACAAGAATTAGGTATGGATTATTCCGTTCCTGCATTAATTCGTAGCATTTATGCTGAACAGCGATGGGATGCGCAAGCCGACACCGAACAAACGCTGTGCCAATTGGCTGAGCTAGAGCTGGCAGTTGATGAAATGCGTGTGAAGGAAAAAGACCCTCATAAACGTGTCGACTTAATACTGGATACGTTTTATACCAAATGGCTATTTAGTGGTACAGGTCAAAAGGTACCAGAATATCTACTTAATAATATTAGTTATGTGATTAAAATGCGCAGTGGTACCAGCACTGCTTTAGCGATTTTACTTTCGCATTTACTAGAACGTGCAGACTTTAATGCCACGGTTGCACTGCTGCAAAGTGAAGTGATGGTACATGTTGCACTAAGCAGTGAAGAAGGCTATATCATAGACCCAAGCTCTGGTCAGCAATCATGGTATGTCACGCCTGAAAATGATACTGAGCAAGACCAAGAGCCAATGGAATTGGTAATTGGCGATGAGATATTTAAGCTTTATCTTGCGCAGCAAAAGTGGTCTTTTATAGCCGCGGAAAAATTTAGTCATGCATTAAGTTGTGTTGAGTTACTGATGGAGTTGTTGGGGGATGACCCGTATGAACGGCGCGATCGGGGCTATCTGCTCAATCAACTAAACTGTCCAAAAATGGCCAAAGATGATCTACAGTATTTTGTAGATGAGTGCCCAGATGACCCTACCATTGAGCTGATACAAAGCCAAATAGAAGAACTCGCTGACCATAATAATATACTGCACTAG
- the prfA gene encoding peptide chain release factor 1 — protein MKESVYRKLETLVERHEEVEAMLGDPEVIGDQNRFRALSKEYSELEDVVKTFTSYQQAQEDVATAEEMLKDSDPDMREMAQEEYKEAKAAIVELEDQLQVLMLPKDPKDDNNVYLEVRAGTGGDEAAIFAGDLFRMYSRYAETQKWQVEVVSANEGEHGGYKEVIANIKGDGVYGKLKFESGAHRVQRVPETESQGRVHTSACTVAVMAEIPEAEAIQINPADLKVDTFRASGAGGQHVNKTDSAIRITHIPTGVVVECQDERSQHKNRAKALSVLGARLQQAEDEKRQAAEASERRNLVGSGDRSERIRTYNYPQGRITDHRINLTLYRLNEVVGGELGAIIDPLLLEHQADLLAAMGDD, from the coding sequence ATGAAAGAGTCTGTCTATCGTAAGTTAGAAACCCTAGTAGAGCGTCATGAAGAAGTAGAAGCGATGCTAGGCGATCCTGAAGTGATTGGCGATCAGAACCGCTTTCGCGCACTTTCTAAAGAGTACTCAGAGCTTGAAGATGTCGTAAAAACATTTACTTCCTACCAGCAAGCACAAGAAGATGTTGCTACAGCAGAAGAGATGTTGAAGGATTCGGATCCAGATATGCGCGAAATGGCGCAAGAAGAATATAAAGAAGCGAAAGCCGCGATTGTTGAGCTAGAAGATCAACTACAAGTGTTGATGCTACCTAAAGATCCGAAAGATGATAACAACGTTTATTTAGAAGTACGTGCGGGAACCGGTGGTGACGAGGCTGCTATTTTCGCCGGTGACTTATTCCGTATGTACAGCCGCTATGCTGAAACGCAGAAGTGGCAAGTAGAGGTCGTGAGTGCCAATGAAGGTGAGCATGGCGGTTATAAAGAAGTAATTGCTAACATCAAAGGTGATGGTGTGTATGGCAAGCTGAAGTTTGAGTCGGGCGCACACCGTGTTCAACGTGTCCCTGAGACCGAATCACAAGGCCGTGTTCATACTTCTGCGTGTACTGTGGCGGTAATGGCTGAAATCCCAGAGGCAGAAGCCATTCAGATTAACCCTGCTGATCTAAAAGTAGATACGTTTAGAGCATCAGGTGCCGGTGGTCAGCACGTTAACAAAACAGACTCTGCAATTCGAATCACCCACATTCCAACTGGTGTCGTGGTAGAGTGTCAGGATGAGCGTTCTCAGCATAAAAACCGTGCTAAAGCCTTGTCTGTACTTGGTGCTCGACTACAGCAGGCTGAAGATGAAAAGCGTCAAGCCGCAGAGGCCAGTGAACGTCGTAACCTAGTGGGTAGTGGTGACCGCTCTGAGCGCATCCGTACATATAACTATCCTCAAGGTCGTATAACGGATCACCGTATCAACTTAACTTTATATCGTTTAAATGAAGTGGTTGGTGGTGAATTGGGCGCCATTATTGATCCACTCCTTCTTGAGCACCAAGCAGACTTACTTGCTGCGATGGGTGATGATTAA
- a CDS encoding DUF3369 domain-containing protein, which produces MDDFLFSDEPTDITETEQSGTWKVIIVDDEPEVHAVTKLALSDFEFQKKKLEFLSAYSGEEAKQVVTDHPDAAIVLLDVVMETDDAGLKVAQFIRETAKNNNIRIILRTGQPGQAPERQVIVNYDINDYKSKTELTAQKLFTVVMSSLRSYRDILSIDQSRQGLEKIITASRDIFATHSIEQFIEGVMQQLTSLLGTVDEAMYATSLVASNEPDTCSEDLVVFTGRGEFAKSEGKPIQDVLNEEQIQACKQALNEKSIVYKDNYLFSYCSSEYNHASMLFVSGIPEFLTDTQKHLIEIFSQNVQLAYENVQLQAEIEDTQQELVYRLSEALEMRSTESGNHVKRVAHICHALAVGYGLGNREADLVRIASPLHDVGKVGIPDAILNKPAKLDDQEWTVMQSHAKKGYQLLRDSKREIVNAGALIARDHHEKWDGTGYPKGTKGEDIHVFGRIVAMADVYDALRHRRCYKEAWDLPEVVKEINNQSGKHFDPKLVTVFNDIIDDLEAILARYPDKQ; this is translated from the coding sequence ATGGATGATTTTTTGTTTTCAGATGAGCCGACTGATATCACAGAAACGGAGCAGAGTGGCACTTGGAAAGTCATTATTGTTGATGATGAACCAGAAGTACATGCGGTCACCAAACTGGCGTTAAGTGATTTTGAGTTTCAAAAGAAGAAACTTGAGTTTCTCAGTGCATACTCAGGGGAGGAAGCAAAACAAGTAGTGACAGATCACCCTGATGCAGCGATTGTACTGCTCGATGTGGTGATGGAAACCGATGATGCGGGTTTAAAAGTAGCGCAGTTCATTCGCGAAACGGCCAAGAATAATAACATTCGTATTATTCTCAGAACCGGACAACCAGGCCAAGCTCCTGAGCGACAGGTTATTGTTAATTACGACATCAATGATTACAAATCCAAGACTGAACTGACCGCACAAAAGTTATTTACCGTGGTGATGTCTAGCTTGCGCTCTTACCGTGATATTTTATCCATCGACCAATCTCGTCAAGGTCTTGAAAAAATTATCACCGCTTCTCGTGATATTTTTGCGACGCACTCGATTGAACAGTTTATTGAAGGCGTAATGCAACAGCTTACCTCGCTATTAGGGACTGTAGATGAAGCCATGTATGCAACGTCTTTGGTTGCCAGCAATGAACCTGATACCTGTAGTGAAGACCTTGTGGTATTTACGGGTCGTGGAGAGTTTGCTAAGAGTGAAGGTAAACCTATCCAAGACGTGTTAAATGAAGAGCAAATTCAAGCGTGTAAACAGGCGCTGAATGAAAAAAGCATTGTATACAAAGACAATTATTTATTCTCGTACTGCTCAAGTGAATATAATCACGCCTCTATGCTATTTGTTTCTGGGATCCCAGAGTTTTTAACCGATACGCAAAAACATTTAATCGAAATTTTTTCTCAAAACGTACAACTTGCATACGAAAATGTGCAGTTACAGGCGGAAATTGAAGATACGCAACAAGAGCTGGTTTACCGCCTAAGTGAAGCTTTGGAAATGCGCTCGACAGAATCAGGCAATCACGTAAAACGTGTTGCGCACATTTGTCATGCACTTGCCGTTGGGTATGGACTTGGAAATCGAGAAGCTGATTTAGTTCGTATTGCCTCACCGCTTCATGATGTAGGCAAAGTCGGTATTCCGGACGCGATATTGAATAAGCCTGCAAAATTGGATGACCAAGAATGGACGGTCATGCAAAGCCATGCTAAAAAGGGCTATCAGTTATTGCGCGATTCAAAGCGCGAAATTGTCAATGCTGGAGCGTTAATCGCCAGAGATCATCATGAGAAGTGGGACGGCACTGGGTATCCTAAAGGAACAAAAGGTGAAGATATACACGTGTTCGGCCGTATTGTAGCAATGGCTGATGTATATGATGCGCTGCGTCATCGCCGTTGTTACAAAGAAGCATGGGATTTACCTGAAGTTGTGAAAGAAATAAATAATCAAAGCGGAAAACACTTTGACCCTAAACTAGTCACCGTGTTTAACGATATTATTGATGATCTAGAAGCAATTCTTGCCCGTTATCCAGATAAACAATGA
- a CDS encoding transcriptional regulator GcvA: MARRLPPLNALKAFEAAARHLSFTKAAEELFVTQAAISHQIKTLEEHLGLKLFLRKNRSLLLTEEGQGYFLDIKDIFSQLIDATEKLLARGAKGSLTVSLTPSFAIQWLVPRLSKFNELFPDIDVRIKAQDQDENSLTDDVDVAIYYGRGNWSGVQTHKLHTEYLVPLCSPLLLNGPKPLDQPSDLANHNLLHDTSRRSWKSWLKTAGVRNVPANTGPIFSHSSMVLQAAVHGQGIALGNSVLAKPDLDAGRLVIPFSHSLESKNAYYLVCRESQAELGKIVSFKDWMLSMVEQEQI, translated from the coding sequence ATGGCAAGAAGGTTACCACCACTGAATGCTTTGAAAGCGTTTGAAGCAGCAGCCAGGCACTTAAGTTTTACCAAAGCCGCTGAAGAACTCTTCGTGACACAAGCGGCTATCAGCCACCAAATAAAAACGCTTGAAGAACACTTGGGGTTAAAGCTGTTCCTCAGAAAAAATCGCTCTTTGTTACTGACTGAAGAGGGGCAAGGCTACTTTTTAGATATAAAAGACATCTTTTCTCAGCTCATTGATGCAACTGAAAAGCTACTTGCTCGAGGTGCGAAGGGGTCACTCACTGTGAGCTTAACACCAAGTTTTGCAATTCAATGGTTAGTGCCAAGGCTGAGTAAATTCAACGAATTGTTTCCTGATATTGATGTGCGTATTAAAGCCCAAGATCAGGACGAAAATTCGCTGACTGATGATGTCGATGTGGCAATTTATTATGGTCGTGGCAATTGGAGTGGTGTGCAAACCCACAAATTACACACAGAGTATTTAGTACCCTTGTGTAGCCCTTTATTACTTAATGGTCCAAAGCCGCTAGATCAACCCAGCGATTTAGCAAACCATAATTTATTGCACGACACTTCTCGTCGCTCTTGGAAGTCGTGGCTCAAAACGGCTGGGGTGCGAAATGTGCCTGCCAATACGGGGCCTATTTTTAGCCACTCTTCGATGGTGCTACAAGCCGCTGTGCATGGTCAAGGTATTGCATTGGGCAATAGTGTACTGGCGAAACCGGATCTGGATGCAGGTCGCTTGGTTATCCCGTTTAGTCACAGCTTGGAAAGTAAAAATGCGTATTATCTTGTTTGCCGAGAATCTCAGGCAGAACTGGGTAAAATCGTGTCGTTTAAAGATTGGATGCTCAGCATGGTTGAGCAAGAACAAATATAA